TTCTTTTCTTTGGCAGAACTTTGCCGCCACCGCGGCCGTTCTACAGAGCCACCCTTTGCCTTTATGAGAAAACCCAAAACCTACCGCCACCTTTTCTTCGACCTGGACCACACGCTCTGGGACTTTGAGAAAAACTCAGAAGAAACGCTGCACCACCTGTATGACGAGTTCAAGTTGGGCGAGTTGGGGACCTTCAGCCGTGAATCCTTTTACAAGAAATACAGCTTCATCAACCACCGGCTCTGGGACTTGTACCACAAAGGCAAGATTACGCAGCAGGAACTGCGGGAAAAACGTTTTGTAAAGTGCCTGACCGGGTTGGGCATGGCTGAGGCTGATGTGCCCCAGGGCCTGAGCGAAGCCTTCACCACCATTTGCCCTACCAAAACGGCCGTTTTCCCATACACGCACGAGGTGTTGGCCTACCTTAAAGAAAAATATGTGCTGCACATCATCACCAATGGGTTCAAAGACGTGCAGTTCATCAAGATGAAATCCTCGGGGCTGGACGCATATTTCTCTGAGGTCATCACGTCTGAGTGCATCAACATCACCAAGCCAGACAAGCGCATTTTCCAGCACGCCCTGGAGCGCGCCGGCATCACCGCCCAGGAAAGCATTATGATTGGCGACAGTCTGGACGCTGATATTCTGGGTGCCATGAACGCGGGTATTGACCAGGTGCTGTTCAACCCAGAGAAAAAACGGCCAAGGCTCAAGCCCACCTATGAAGTGCATTGTTTGAGCGAACTCAAAAAGATTCTGTAAGCCGTTTTCGGGCTCATTTCTGGAAATGAAGCCAAAAA
This region of Rufibacter sp. LB8 genomic DNA includes:
- a CDS encoding YjjG family noncanonical pyrimidine nucleotidase; translated protein: MRKPKTYRHLFFDLDHTLWDFEKNSEETLHHLYDEFKLGELGTFSRESFYKKYSFINHRLWDLYHKGKITQQELREKRFVKCLTGLGMAEADVPQGLSEAFTTICPTKTAVFPYTHEVLAYLKEKYVLHIITNGFKDVQFIKMKSSGLDAYFSEVITSECINITKPDKRIFQHALERAGITAQESIMIGDSLDADILGAMNAGIDQVLFNPEKKRPRLKPTYEVHCLSELKKIL